One genomic region from Vibrio cyclitrophicus encodes:
- a CDS encoding LysR family transcriptional regulator has protein sequence MDLATQLELLLDVSEYGTFAKAADRNHIDRSALSKQIKKLEDSLGLRLLNRSTRSLSLTNAGEEMVQQAKKIRELLTETKKLADTFHAEPRGHLKISSSSFFGRTYLKKAVKSFMHKYPYITVEVLLSDHKVDVISEGYDVVFRIGPIRESNMIVRKLATNKLAIIASEGFLARHGNPQTLEKLIELPAVVYSSESFISDKIRIVDDEQAGEIKTFNMNAKYKVNETDLIMDAVKDGLGYAVIGQFMLQEELEKQGLVQLLPEYQLSTHSDIFAMYSHRNQQPLAKLFIDSIQNEIGTTPIWETYL, from the coding sequence ATGGACTTAGCTACTCAACTGGAACTACTGCTCGACGTATCTGAATACGGCACCTTTGCAAAGGCGGCCGATAGGAACCACATTGACCGTTCCGCACTGTCTAAACAGATAAAAAAATTAGAAGACAGCCTAGGGCTAAGACTGCTCAACCGCTCGACCCGATCGCTATCACTCACCAATGCTGGCGAAGAGATGGTCCAACAGGCGAAGAAAATACGTGAGCTGCTGACTGAGACCAAAAAGCTTGCAGACACTTTTCACGCTGAGCCGCGGGGTCATTTAAAGATCTCGAGTTCGTCGTTCTTTGGTCGTACATACCTTAAAAAAGCCGTCAAAAGCTTCATGCACAAGTACCCCTACATTACGGTAGAAGTTTTACTCTCTGATCATAAAGTTGACGTGATCAGTGAAGGTTACGACGTTGTATTTCGCATCGGCCCAATTCGCGAGTCGAACATGATTGTGCGCAAACTTGCGACCAATAAATTAGCCATCATTGCTTCAGAAGGTTTCTTAGCAAGACACGGTAATCCGCAAACACTGGAAAAGTTGATAGAGCTACCAGCGGTGGTTTACTCAAGTGAATCTTTCATATCGGACAAGATTAGAATTGTCGATGACGAACAAGCTGGTGAAATCAAAACCTTCAATATGAATGCCAAGTACAAGGTAAACGAAACTGATCTCATCATGGACGCAGTGAAAGACGGCCTTGGCTATGCTGTTATTGGGCAATTCATGCTACAGGAAGAACTAGAAAAACAAGGACTTGTACAACTTCTACCTGAATACCAACTATCAACTCACAGCGATATATTTGCTATGTACTCACACCGTAATCAACAACCTCTCGCCAAGCTGTTTATCGACTCAATACAGAATGAAATTGGTACAACGCCGATTTGGGAAACCTACTTGTAA
- a CDS encoding porin, whose product MDKKIISLAIGAAIFGSAVNAAQVYSDSETELNIHGRAQGAYYFSSDKNIDGDQSYIRVGLDGKSQINDDLYAFGLYELQFKSNSGNENEDEFDVRKGYVGVGSELWTVSYGRQFGAVTLVSDYTDIFPEFGNEAAGVSADLFGTGRSDSVFKATGSYDALNVHVSYQGENDQVSTDASSYGIAADYALPFGMKVALGYNEGEGAAAGADSELLTAAVSYTYEDLYAAVVFSDGENWEKDGTDNDIDYEGIEAVVTYQVTKELNALIGYNNLEKDGVDTVDYYSLGGEYNLTPNFKTLAEYKITDVDGEDDILALALRYSF is encoded by the coding sequence ATGGACAAGAAAATCATTTCGCTGGCAATTGGTGCCGCAATCTTTGGCTCTGCAGTTAATGCAGCACAAGTTTACTCTGATTCAGAAACTGAACTGAATATTCACGGTAGAGCTCAAGGTGCTTACTATTTTTCTAGTGATAAAAATATCGATGGAGACCAAAGCTACATCCGTGTTGGCTTAGACGGAAAATCTCAAATTAATGATGATTTATATGCATTCGGTTTGTACGAGCTGCAATTTAAATCTAATAGCGGCAACGAAAACGAAGACGAATTTGACGTACGTAAAGGTTACGTAGGTGTGGGTTCTGAGCTTTGGACGGTTAGCTACGGTCGCCAATTTGGTGCAGTAACACTAGTGTCTGATTACACAGATATCTTCCCAGAGTTTGGTAACGAAGCTGCAGGTGTAAGTGCTGATCTATTTGGTACTGGCCGTTCAGATTCTGTATTCAAAGCAACGGGTTCTTACGATGCTCTTAATGTACACGTAAGCTACCAAGGCGAGAATGACCAAGTTTCAACAGATGCCTCTTCATACGGCATTGCAGCAGACTATGCACTGCCGTTTGGCATGAAAGTAGCACTAGGTTACAACGAAGGTGAAGGTGCAGCTGCTGGCGCAGATTCTGAACTTCTAACGGCAGCAGTTTCATACACCTACGAAGATCTGTACGCTGCAGTAGTGTTCAGCGATGGCGAGAACTGGGAAAAAGATGGTACGGATAACGATATTGACTACGAAGGTATTGAAGCAGTCGTTACTTACCAGGTAACTAAAGAGCTTAACGCTCTAATCGGTTATAACAACCTAGAGAAAGACGGTGTAGATACAGTTGATTACTACTCACTAGGTGGTGAATACAACCTAACTCCTAACTTCAAAACACTTGCTGAATACAAGATCACCGACGTAGACGGTGAAGATGATATTTTAGCGTTAGCACTTCGCTACTCGTTCTAA
- a CDS encoding IS4 family transposase: MLSHWLIDVDDFANPESLSLFQKDLPLDWINQALSETNKASMRRRKLPAELVVWLVVGIGLYRDRPITDVLDKLDLKLSNSLGESIAPSAIPQARKRLTAKPLESLFSITAKHWTQSEDAGDKWNGLSLFSIDGTQFRTHDNPSLAEHYQYVYYRKDRHTEYPIVRMCALTSLRSRLIHDVAFGESSKGEISYAKDLISSAVPNSLTIFDRCYLSAELMLNWQREHGTSHWMTPIKSNVKYETIEQLDDDGRDLIVEMKVSPQARKQDPSLPETWKARLALYPDDGEQQPNHIQGLLTSLTDRKYSLKSLLDVYFERWEIEKSYGEIKHDMLEDEILLRSQSVEGVKQEVWGILIAYNLIRLEISRIAKEAEVSPLRISFTMALRDIQDELMWCAIASPGSIPKKLRAMRERVKRYILPEKQKRPKGRTVRFSKTRYTVRSKHLK; the protein is encoded by the coding sequence ATGCTGTCACACTGGTTAATCGATGTTGACGATTTTGCTAATCCAGAATCTCTTTCTTTGTTCCAAAAAGACCTTCCGCTAGATTGGATAAACCAAGCTTTATCTGAAACGAACAAAGCGAGTATGCGTCGTAGAAAGTTACCTGCCGAACTTGTTGTATGGTTAGTCGTTGGTATTGGTCTCTATCGAGATAGACCGATTACCGATGTACTCGATAAACTCGACCTCAAATTGTCTAACTCATTGGGTGAGTCTATTGCACCTAGTGCGATTCCCCAGGCGAGAAAGCGCCTCACCGCTAAACCTTTAGAGTCATTATTCTCAATCACAGCAAAGCACTGGACACAGTCGGAAGATGCGGGTGATAAATGGAATGGTTTGAGCCTATTTTCAATTGATGGCACACAGTTTAGAACGCACGATAACCCAAGCTTAGCTGAGCATTATCAATATGTTTACTACCGAAAAGACAGGCACACTGAATATCCAATCGTTCGAATGTGCGCACTCACATCCCTACGGAGTCGACTTATTCATGATGTGGCTTTTGGGGAAAGTTCTAAAGGTGAAATTAGCTATGCAAAAGATTTAATTTCATCAGCTGTCCCGAATTCATTGACCATTTTTGACCGTTGCTACCTGAGCGCAGAGCTTATGCTTAACTGGCAACGAGAGCATGGGACAAGTCACTGGATGACGCCCATAAAGTCGAATGTGAAGTATGAAACCATCGAGCAACTCGATGATGATGGGCGAGATCTGATTGTAGAGATGAAAGTCTCTCCACAAGCTAGAAAGCAAGACCCGAGCCTCCCGGAAACGTGGAAAGCGAGGCTGGCTCTATACCCCGATGATGGTGAACAACAACCCAATCATATACAAGGGCTGCTGACTTCTCTAACAGATAGAAAATACAGTTTAAAATCATTATTAGACGTGTACTTCGAAAGGTGGGAAATCGAGAAGAGTTATGGCGAGATTAAGCATGACATGCTTGAAGATGAAATTCTGCTCCGCAGTCAATCTGTAGAGGGTGTAAAGCAAGAGGTATGGGGTATCCTTATCGCGTATAACTTAATCCGTCTGGAGATTAGCCGAATAGCAAAAGAGGCAGAAGTCTCACCACTTAGGATAAGCTTTACGATGGCACTTCGAGATATTCAAGATGAGCTAATGTGGTGTGCTATCGCTTCTCCAGGTTCTATTCCCAAAAAGCTGCGAGCTATGAGAGAGCGAGTGAAACGTTATATTTTGCCCGAAAAACAAAAACGGCCCAAAGGTAGGACCGTTCGTTTTAGTAAGACTCGCTACACTGTGCGATCTAAACACCTTAAATGA
- a CDS encoding DUF3316 domain-containing protein, with product MKRIITLAATIAFTSASFASSSWVQIDREADLNVGVFATQKQAQNAAEEFASSLNTMSHQELKATLPTNQHHFVRNVHLGESNVSVEQIESGKYQANLQQDYAFTAFDRD from the coding sequence ATGAAACGCATTATTACTCTTGCAGCAACTATTGCATTTACTTCAGCTTCTTTCGCTTCATCTTCTTGGGTTCAAATTGATCGTGAAGCCGATCTAAATGTGGGTGTTTTTGCCACTCAGAAACAGGCACAAAACGCTGCTGAAGAGTTTGCTTCTTCACTAAATACAATGAGCCATCAAGAGCTAAAAGCAACGTTACCAACGAATCAACATCACTTTGTACGTAACGTACACCTAGGTGAATCAAATGTATCAGTTGAACAAATCGAAAGTGGTAAATATCAAGCAAACCTACAGCAAGACTACGCATTCACTGCGTTTGACCGTGACTAA
- a CDS encoding DUF6434 domain-containing protein — translation MEKVDWHKNKIDDSTVITDSYKTTQNVRRYFKSQFGEQFKFNRDFILWMKSATGLTMGDALKEWAKRHPDS, via the coding sequence ATGGAAAAGGTTGATTGGCATAAGAATAAAATTGACGACAGTACCGTTATTACAGATAGCTACAAAACGACTCAGAATGTTCGCCGATATTTCAAATCCCAATTTGGTGAGCAGTTTAAATTCAACCGTGATTTTATACTTTGGATGAAAAGTGCGACTGGGTTGACAATGGGTGATGCCTTGAAAGAATGGGCTAAGCGACATCCAGACAGTTGA
- a CDS encoding YnfA family protein: MIEFKTVGLFVLTAIAEIVGCYLPYLWLRQDKSILLLIPAAISLAAFAWLLTLHPTATGRVYAAYGGVYISVALIWLWLVDGEKPTTWDMVGGSIALLGMAIIMFGPRNA; encoded by the coding sequence GTGATTGAATTTAAAACAGTAGGTCTTTTTGTATTAACTGCGATAGCGGAAATCGTCGGCTGTTATTTACCTTACCTTTGGCTTAGGCAAGATAAGAGTATTCTGCTTTTAATTCCGGCTGCAATTAGTCTTGCTGCGTTTGCTTGGTTACTCACTCTACATCCGACAGCGACAGGTCGGGTTTATGCGGCATATGGCGGTGTGTATATCTCGGTTGCATTGATATGGCTGTGGTTGGTTGATGGTGAAAAACCGACAACGTGGGATATGGTAGGTGGTTCAATCGCTCTACTTGGTATGGCGATTATCATGTTTGGTCCTCGAAACGCGTGA
- a CDS encoding DUF1801 domain-containing protein, whose amino-acid sequence MDKAIKTHFDEYPDDVRGRLEELRSLIFELSSDLGLGDVEESLKWGEPSYSVKTGSPIRIDWKLKSPNNYFLFFNCQTKLVDTFRELHDGTLAFQGNRSIILNLTEPLPKAPIKQCLELALTYQQRKHLPLLGA is encoded by the coding sequence ATGGACAAAGCAATCAAAACACATTTCGACGAGTATCCTGATGATGTTCGGGGCCGGCTTGAAGAGTTACGTTCATTAATCTTTGAGCTTTCCTCTGATTTGGGTTTAGGTGACGTCGAAGAGTCTCTGAAATGGGGTGAGCCGAGTTACAGCGTTAAGACAGGCAGCCCAATTCGAATCGACTGGAAATTGAAATCGCCAAACAACTATTTCTTGTTTTTTAACTGTCAAACAAAGCTAGTCGACACATTCAGAGAGTTACACGATGGTACGTTGGCATTTCAAGGTAATCGGTCAATCATCTTGAACCTAACTGAACCACTTCCAAAGGCGCCTATTAAGCAGTGCTTAGAGCTCGCCTTAACTTATCAGCAACGTAAACATCTACCGCTTCTTGGCGCATAA
- a CDS encoding GNAT family N-acetyltransferase gives MDISLRQASEKDIPFLLSLRDKTMNQYLEDVGISTTNEEHEKRIRYEFAHAKIVELDNEPIGLFKATYNKDLNYWHLVQIQIDPEYQGLKIGRTLINGLIEKAAITSSKIGLSVIKTNPAQQLYLQMGFVIVKKADDEYLMELQA, from the coding sequence ATGGATATTTCCCTCAGACAGGCAAGTGAAAAAGATATTCCTTTTTTACTTTCACTGCGCGATAAAACGATGAACCAATATTTGGAAGATGTTGGTATATCAACAACTAACGAAGAGCATGAAAAGCGAATACGCTATGAATTTGCGCATGCGAAAATCGTTGAGTTGGACAATGAACCCATTGGATTATTCAAGGCTACCTACAATAAAGATCTTAACTACTGGCATTTGGTGCAAATTCAAATTGATCCCGAATACCAAGGTTTAAAGATTGGTAGGACGTTGATTAATGGATTGATCGAGAAAGCTGCAATAACGAGCTCTAAAATAGGCTTAAGTGTCATTAAAACCAATCCAGCTCAACAGTTGTATTTGCAGATGGGTTTTGTGATTGTGAAAAAAGCGGATGATGAATACTTGATGGAGCTGCAAGCGTAA
- a CDS encoding GNAT family N-acetyltransferase translates to MIKLRPMTSSEYPAYCDYFIDDYSREIVENYGHSLDRAIELANQDLLRSFPNGLETNDHALLCVESGSELVGYLWHSINAADKSTFIYDFFIFPNFRNNGYGKLAISVLESQLKSVGIEQIKLRVAYQNQRALKLYQKIGFAISGYNMSKKIVT, encoded by the coding sequence ATGATTAAGCTCAGACCAATGACCTCAAGTGAATATCCAGCTTATTGTGATTATTTTATTGATGATTACAGTCGTGAAATTGTTGAAAACTATGGTCATTCATTGGATAGGGCGATTGAATTGGCTAATCAGGATCTTCTTCGTAGTTTTCCAAATGGTTTAGAAACTAACGATCATGCGTTGTTGTGCGTTGAATCGGGTTCAGAATTGGTTGGTTATTTGTGGCATTCAATTAATGCAGCTGACAAATCCACGTTTATTTATGACTTCTTTATTTTTCCAAACTTCCGTAATAATGGTTACGGAAAATTGGCAATCTCTGTTCTTGAATCGCAATTGAAATCGGTTGGTATTGAACAGATAAAGCTGAGAGTCGCTTACCAAAATCAGAGAGCGTTAAAGCTGTATCAAAAAATTGGCTTTGCTATTTCTGGCTACAATATGTCAAAGAAAATAGTCACTTAA
- a CDS encoding GNAT family N-acetyltransferase: MESERLKLEPPSLNYIDAMYEVIEECKQDLSQFLPWVSGLLSKQTLEDNTKGAMVNFASCTGEFWFNIIEKKTGLFIGVVGFIVRDKSVPYFEIGYWLQTSKTGFGYITEAVGLVEQYAFHDLLALRLEIRMAASNLKSQAVAKRCGYEAEATLINSRRLPSGEIDSTMIYAKTRC, translated from the coding sequence ATGGAAAGTGAAAGATTAAAATTGGAACCTCCTTCCTTAAATTATATCGATGCTATGTATGAAGTCATTGAGGAATGTAAGCAAGATCTCTCCCAGTTTTTGCCTTGGGTTTCAGGCTTATTATCTAAACAAACTTTAGAAGATAACACTAAAGGAGCAATGGTGAATTTTGCCAGCTGTACTGGTGAATTTTGGTTTAATATCATTGAAAAGAAAACAGGGTTGTTTATCGGCGTTGTAGGTTTTATTGTCAGAGATAAATCCGTACCATATTTTGAAATTGGCTATTGGTTACAAACTTCAAAAACTGGTTTTGGCTACATAACTGAAGCTGTTGGTTTGGTTGAACAATACGCTTTTCATGACTTATTAGCACTACGATTAGAAATTAGAATGGCAGCGTCAAACCTTAAGAGTCAGGCTGTTGCAAAGCGTTGTGGTTATGAGGCTGAAGCAACACTAATTAACTCTAGGCGACTGCCGTCAGGTGAGATCGATAGCACGATGATTTATGCTAAAACGCGATGCTAA
- a CDS encoding ClbS/DfsB family four-helix bundle protein, whose translation MSSVPRNKDELELTINSIFSKLMADYRSTPERKVRTFGVEGNVKGTTISVSDTVAYLIGWGKLVLKWHHQRSQHQQVDFPETGYKWNQLGPLAESFHEEYRDWKYDDLLIELESTVNEILLLISSLSDHDLYGVAWYEQWTLGRMIQFNTSSPMKNIRTKVRRFNREFT comes from the coding sequence ATGTCTTCTGTACCAAGAAATAAGGATGAATTAGAGCTAACTATAAACTCGATATTTTCTAAACTCATGGCTGATTATCGTTCAACTCCAGAAAGGAAAGTTCGTACATTTGGAGTAGAGGGGAACGTCAAAGGTACAACCATTAGCGTTAGTGATACAGTGGCTTACTTGATTGGTTGGGGTAAGCTCGTTCTTAAATGGCATCACCAAAGATCTCAGCATCAACAGGTAGATTTCCCGGAAACTGGTTACAAATGGAACCAATTAGGCCCACTCGCCGAAAGCTTCCACGAGGAGTATCGTGATTGGAAATACGATGATTTACTCATTGAACTTGAGTCGACGGTTAACGAGATACTTTTACTCATTTCAAGCTTAAGTGACCATGATTTGTATGGTGTTGCGTGGTATGAACAATGGACTTTGGGGCGCATGATTCAGTTTAATACGTCATCACCTATGAAAAACATACGTACTAAAGTTCGGCGTTTCAACCGAGAATTCACATAA
- a CDS encoding IS110 family RNA-guided transposase produces MSDYSYFCGIDLAKNHFSLHAVDQNGKVIFHKSVTRSKLLTTIANMPLMRIGVEACGGAHYWARTLNKLGHDARIMAVKYVVPYRTKGKNDLNDAVAICEAVQRPSTRFVPVKSPEQQAILSVHRMREHWVRERTALMNRMRALLSEFGLIIPVGRSSLMKQIPLMLEDAENERPHLARTVIADAYHHLGELNQRIADTEQVFDSFAKVSTNVQRVMKVRGIGPQTATAILASIGNGSQFDKSRDFSAWLGLVPKQYSTGGKPRLGRITKHGDKYLRTLLVHGARTVIANLGDKQDKLSQWCRGVLERRGMNRAIVALAAKNARIIWSLLHNQTEYENYAA; encoded by the coding sequence ATGTCTGATTATTCTTATTTCTGCGGTATCGACCTAGCCAAAAACCACTTTAGTCTTCATGCCGTAGACCAAAATGGTAAGGTCATATTTCATAAGTCAGTAACCCGCTCTAAACTACTGACTACAATAGCAAATATGCCACTCATGCGTATAGGCGTTGAAGCGTGTGGTGGTGCACATTATTGGGCAAGAACACTCAATAAACTGGGTCATGACGCCCGCATTATGGCCGTTAAATACGTGGTTCCTTATCGAACTAAAGGGAAGAACGACCTTAATGATGCAGTAGCTATCTGCGAAGCTGTTCAGCGACCATCCACTCGCTTTGTGCCCGTAAAATCACCAGAGCAACAAGCCATCCTATCGGTACATAGAATGAGAGAGCATTGGGTTCGTGAACGCACCGCGCTTATGAATCGCATGCGCGCCCTACTTTCTGAGTTCGGGTTGATCATTCCCGTTGGTCGCTCTTCATTGATGAAACAGATTCCCTTAATGCTCGAAGATGCAGAAAATGAACGGCCACATCTCGCTAGAACAGTAATAGCCGATGCTTATCACCACCTTGGTGAATTGAATCAACGTATCGCCGATACTGAACAAGTCTTTGATTCTTTTGCTAAGGTCAGCACTAATGTTCAACGAGTGATGAAGGTTCGAGGCATTGGTCCTCAAACCGCTACTGCGATACTCGCTTCGATAGGCAATGGCTCTCAATTTGATAAAAGCCGTGATTTCTCTGCTTGGCTAGGACTCGTACCAAAGCAATATTCCACAGGAGGAAAACCTCGCTTAGGCCGAATAACCAAACACGGTGATAAATACTTACGAACACTATTAGTTCATGGCGCAAGGACCGTGATTGCCAACCTTGGCGACAAGCAAGATAAATTAAGTCAGTGGTGTCGCGGCGTTCTAGAACGAAGAGGAATGAACCGAGCAATAGTGGCACTGGCCGCGAAGAACGCACGAATTATATGGTCACTTTTACACAATCAAACAGAATATGAAAACTATGCTGCTTAA
- a CDS encoding IS110 family RNA-guided transposase: MNTNTLQNINVGVDTGKSQLDIYIRPLNIYFTVPNNEKGINEAVKTIAKHRPSRVVIEATGRLEMPFIFACDKAKLPYVIANPLHVKKFAGAIGRRAKNDRLDAALIAHFGEAIQPKLTKLKSENIRLMSDLVTRRNQLLSMQTMEKNRQQILPQSLASSIKPILTALKNQIVKVEEKISKLIDTCPEYQAKNEILQSMPGIGKIASASIISNVPELGFITNKQASSLIGVAPITRESGRLKGKRMIQGGRAQVRTVLYMAMMSAIQCNPVFKATYERLLAAGKPKKVAIVACMRKMVVILNSMLRDGVMWDNNSAKN; this comes from the coding sequence ATGAATACAAACACACTTCAAAACATTAATGTCGGCGTTGATACCGGCAAATCACAATTAGACATTTACATCCGTCCTCTCAATATTTACTTCACTGTCCCCAACAATGAAAAAGGCATCAACGAAGCGGTAAAAACTATCGCTAAGCACCGCCCTAGCCGCGTGGTTATCGAAGCGACTGGTCGATTGGAAATGCCTTTCATATTTGCCTGCGACAAAGCAAAACTTCCATACGTCATTGCTAACCCTTTGCACGTAAAAAAATTTGCTGGAGCCATTGGACGAAGAGCTAAAAATGACCGCCTAGATGCAGCTCTTATTGCTCACTTTGGGGAAGCTATCCAACCTAAATTGACCAAGCTAAAGAGCGAAAACATAAGGCTAATGAGTGACTTAGTCACAAGGCGTAACCAGTTACTGTCCATGCAAACAATGGAAAAAAACCGACAACAAATTTTACCTCAGAGCTTAGCATCCTCAATCAAACCGATCTTAACTGCTCTGAAAAATCAGATCGTCAAGGTAGAAGAAAAGATATCAAAACTCATTGATACCTGCCCTGAATACCAAGCTAAAAATGAGATACTACAAAGCATGCCAGGAATAGGAAAAATAGCATCAGCTTCTATCATCAGTAATGTTCCTGAACTCGGTTTCATCACCAATAAGCAAGCGTCTTCTCTTATCGGTGTCGCCCCAATAACAAGAGAAAGTGGACGCCTCAAAGGTAAGCGGATGATCCAGGGGGGACGTGCCCAAGTTCGCACAGTCTTATACATGGCAATGATGTCCGCCATACAATGCAACCCAGTATTTAAGGCCACTTATGAACGATTACTTGCGGCAGGAAAACCAAAAAAAGTAGCGATAGTTGCCTGTATGAGAAAGATGGTTGTAATACTAAATTCGATGCTAAGAGACGGTGTTATGTGGGATAACAATAGCGCCAAAAATTAG
- a CDS encoding IS3-like element ISVisp1 family transposase (programmed frameshift), with protein sequence MPAYKSGKKTQQYLTEFKVTAVRLSLREGATVKSVALSLDIHPYMLSKWRKDYREGVIMEDKRKKRTQIPSQKTESSRIAELERQNEQLKLENDLPKKVATIRCPRKSTKFRFIAHYKTRYSIVLMCRFLSVSKSGYYAWLDREPSRYDQEEQALKKRIIKVFTQSRETYGSPRVHAELRRQGVLVSRKRVARIMREQGLRARSYRIYMKMAKLHRFYQSIKNIKKDTPKPTAVNQQWSGDLTYIRQGKRWMYLAVVIDLYSRKVVGWSLGSKKSTQLTMSSLRMAIRNRKPQERLLFHTDRGSEYRAHEVQALLSKNGIVPSMNRPGHCTDNAEVESFFHTLKGDIIRKNSFKSEKQLRDKLVGYIQHFYNRYRLHSSLGYRSPHEYEVMTG encoded by the exons ATGCCAGCTTATAAATCAGGTAAAAAAACTCAACAATATCTTACGGAATTTAAGGTAACTGCTGTCCGACTTTCGCTTCGAGAAGGAGCTACAGTTAAAAGCGTGGCGCTATCATTAGATATCCACCCTTATATGCTTTCTAAATGGCGAAAGGACTATAGAGAAGGGGTTATTATGGAAGATAAACGTAAGAAAAGGACTCAGATCCCGAGCCAGAAAACTGAGTCTAGTCGGATTGCAGAGCTCGAACGTCAGAACGAACAACTTAAGCTCGAGAATGACTTGC CTAAAAAAGTGGCAACGATTCGTTGCCCAAGAAAATCGACAAAATTCCGATTCATAGCCCATTACAAAACGCGTTATTCCATTGTATTGATGTGCCGTTTTCTATCTGTTTCGAAGTCGGGTTACTACGCATGGCTTGATAGAGAACCAAGCCGCTACGATCAAGAAGAGCAGGCTTTGAAGAAGCGTATAATTAAAGTGTTTACCCAGAGTCGAGAGACCTACGGTAGCCCACGAGTTCATGCAGAACTGAGGCGCCAAGGAGTTTTGGTTAGCCGCAAGCGTGTGGCTCGGATCATGAGAGAGCAAGGGCTAAGAGCACGAAGTTATCGCATTTACATGAAAATGGCCAAGCTACATCGGTTCTATCAATCGATTAAGAATATTAAAAAAGACACACCAAAACCAACGGCAGTTAATCAACAGTGGTCTGGAGATCTAACGTATATCAGGCAAGGCAAACGTTGGATGTATCTAGCGGTCGTTATTGATCTTTACTCGCGTAAAGTCGTCGGTTGGTCGCTTGGTAGTAAGAAGAGTACACAACTAACGATGAGTTCGCTGAGAATGGCCATTAGAAATCGAAAGCCACAAGAGCGCCTGTTATTTCATACTGACAGAGGCTCTGAATATCGAGCCCATGAAGTTCAAGCTTTACTATCAAAAAATGGAATTGTCCCAAGCATGAATCGCCCAGGTCATTGTACTGATAATGCAGAGGTGGAGTCGTTCTTCCATACGCTCAAAGGCGACATAATTAGGAAAAATAGCTTTAAAAGTGAGAAGCAGCTTAGAGATAAACTTGTCGGTTATATCCAGCATTTTTATAACCGTTATAGACTGCACTCAAGTCTTGGATATCGAAGCCCGCATGAATATGAAGTCATGACGGGTTAA